In the Desulfomonile tiedjei genome, CTCGGTAAGGAGTGAAGCCTGCTGCGTGAATGAGGGCCAAAGGCGTGTACGAGCACGCATGGCCCATCCAACGGATCGTCTCTTGCGACATCACGAATTTCCTTCGTGTGCATTGGCGAGCACTCGCTTCAACACGTCTGTGGTCTTCGATAGGTCCTCTGCTGAAATTCCCTCGAAAACGGTGGCCAGGACTTTATCCACTACCGTGAGCGCAGGATTCATCGCCTCCCTTCCCTTCTCAGTGAGGTTTATGCGCTGAACACGCCTGTCGCTCGCATCATCACGGCGTTCCACGAGGCCGTCGCGCTCCATACGGTCAATGAGTCCTGTCATGGTGGACGTTTCCAGTCCGGAACGTCTCCCCAGTTCAACTACCTTGAGTCCGTCTTCCTGCCACAGAGCGAGCAAAGCACCCAGGTACGCGGGCTTGACCTCCGCGACACCCGCGAAGGTCAGCCCTTTCTTGAGCGCCGACGTCGCTACGAGCGTCACTCTGGAAATAAGGTAGTACGGACAGTTTACAGGATCGATCACTTGTTACTCCTCAGCGGGGTTGAATTTCCTTCCATGGGGATAAGACGTTACCCAATATCACGTAGACATATATACCGGTTAAAAGTATTCCGCATCCGAACTAATCTGTCAAGAAAAAAATGCCGCTGCCCTCGGGATCCTGCAGCGACCTCTTACAACCATGTCCGAAAACGTCTTGCTTCAATAGCGAAATGTCATCAACATAGGATTACAGGTGATAAACATGACACTTGATACGAAGATTTGCG is a window encoding:
- a CDS encoding MarR family transcriptional regulator translates to MIDPVNCPYYLISRVTLVATSALKKGLTFAGVAEVKPAYLGALLALWQEDGLKVVELGRRSGLETSTMTGLIDRMERDGLVERRDDASDRRVQRINLTEKGREAMNPALTVVDKVLATVFEGISAEDLSKTTDVLKRVLANAHEGNS